The nucleotide window AGGGCATGACGCCGCCGTGCAGCTGCAACCCGTTCATGATGGCGGCCATGGGGAACTCGCGCACGCCGAAGGCCAGGTTGCGGGAACCGTAGCCGTCCACGCCGAAGTCGCCGTAGGTGTCGCGGAAGACCTGTGTCTGGTTGGACGGGTCGAGGTCGGCGGAGCCGCCCACCAGGGTGGGCAGGGATGCGGACACGGTGTTCAGGCACGCGCCCCAGGCCTTGCGGGTGGCCATGGTCTCGCCCGGCGTGAACTCGGGCCAGTCGATGGACAGTTCCGCGCGCGGCTTGGTCACGTGCCCCCAGAATTCGGCGAACTTGGCGTCGCTCATCTTGGACTCGACCATGGCCTTCCACTCGGCTGCGTTCTGGCGCAGGCCGTCGTCGCGGGAGCGGAAATGGGCGATGACGTCCTCGGGAACGTAAAAGTCTTCGGCGGGCAGGCCGAGTTTTTCCTTGGTGGCCGTGATCTCTTCGGCGGACAGGGGGGAACCGTGGGTCTTGTGGCTGCCTTCCATGGTGGCCGCGCCCTTGGCCATGGTGGTGTGGCCGATGATCAGGGTCGGCTTGCTCGTCTCGAGCTGGGCGTCCTTGATGGCCTTGCGGATTTCGTCATGGTTGTGGCCGTCCACTTCGAGCACCTGCCAGCACAGCCCTTCGAAGACCTTGCGGTGGTCGGTGCAGTCGACCTTGCAGCACGGCCCGGCCAGCTGAATCTTGTTGGAGTCGTAGTAGACGATGAGCTTGCCTAGGCCCCACAGGCCAGCCAGGGAGGCCGCGCCCAGGGCCACGGGCTCCTGGATGTCGCCGTCGCAGGACAGGGCGTAGGTATAGTGGTCCATGACGTCGCTTCCGAGCTTGTCGCCCAGGAACGCCTCGGCTGCGGCAAAGCCGACGGAAACGGCGAAGCCCTGGCCCAGGGGGCCGGAGGTGGCTTCCACGCCGGGGGTCATGTCCACTTCCGGGTGACCGGGGGTCAGGGAGCCGAGCTGGCGGAAGGACTTGAGATCGTCCGCGGAGAGCAGCCCCTTCAGATGGAGCAGGCTGTACAGCAGCATGGACTCGTGTCCTGCGGCCAGGACGAAGCGGTCGCGGTTGAACCAGTCAGTGTCGTCCGGGTTGGTATTCAGGAATTCGGAAAAAAGGATGGTGGCGAAATCGGCGGAGGACATGGCGCCGCCCGGATGGCCGGAATTGGCTTTGGCAACGCCGTCCATGATCAGTCCCTTGACCACGGCAACAGTCTTGTCCGTCATGGTGCTCATGATGATGGTTTCCTTTTGAAGGTTGGTTATTTTGAGACGGTGTCGATGAGGTCGATGCGCCGCTGGTGCCGATCGCCCCCGAATTCGGTTTCGAGAAAAACCTTGAGAATTTCCAGGGCCAGTCCCTGGCCGGTGACGCGCTCGCCCATGCACAGGATGCGGGCATCGTTGTGCTCGCGGGCCATGCGGGCGTGAAATTCGTTGCTGCACAGGGCGGCGCGGATGCCCATCCGGTTGGCGGTCATGGACATGCCCAGGCCGGTGCCGCAGATGAGCACGCCGAGCTTGGATTCGTCTTTCGCAAGATTGTTGCAGACCTTGGCCGCGAAAAGCGGGTAGTCGCAGGAGTCGAGGCAGTCCGGGCCTTCGTCCTCCACGGCGTAGCCCCACTCCTTGAGCTTTGCGATGAACACGGATTTGAGATTGTAGCCCCCGTGGTCGGAGCCGATGACAATGGTTTTGCTCACGATATGATCCCCCGATTCCATCGTGTTAAGAGTTGCGGACGTTCTTCATCCGTTCTTCGCGGTCTCCTGCCAGCTCGTCCCGCAGGGTGGCGATCTCCTCTTTGAGGAAGGCGATCTGCTTGAGGCAGAGTTCCTTTTCCTCCTTGCGGCCCCGCGGCGCTTCCGCGATACGCCCGAGGATGCCATATTCTCGATCGAGTTCTTTTTCAAGTCTCGATATCTCGAACTTCCCGAGCTGGGCCCGGGTCAGCCATTTCATTTCGGCCAGCCAGGTCTTCAGACCGAGCAGAAAGATGTCCATGACCGTTTCTTTTTGGGGCTGAGCGTCCATTATTTGTCCTCGTAGATCACGGGGATTTCCCCTGTGGATTCGTGGTTGTAGCCGTTGTCCAGCCGGACGGGCTCGACACCGTCGGGCAGGGCGAGGTCCAGGGACTCGGCAGGCCAGGGTTTCAGCATAAGCTCCCGGGACTTTATGTGCAAGACGCCCTTCTCCCCGTTGTCCAGGGCCAGCGTCACCTTGTTCGGCAGGGGGGCCTTTTTGCCCTCGGGTTCCTGGTAGCGGTTGATCTCCAGCCGCCATGTCCTGGCCCCGGCATAGGATTTGGAGGTGAGGCCCTCGACGAGCACCGGGCGGCCGACCACGTCCAGGGTGATCCGGGTGACCAGGCCGTCCTTCAGGTCGAAGACGAAGCCGGGGTTGTTGCCGTCGATCTGCCGGGCTGCGGCGTAACCCCTGGCGGCCAGGTCGGAGAAGTCGCCCGCCAGTACGGCGGCCAGCACCTTGAGCGAGAAGGGAAAGGGCATGCCCAGCCGGGTCGCGCCGAGCACCGGGTTGACGTGGGTGTAGGCCTCGTTGTCCGAGGGATAGAAGACGAGCAGGCCGTCGCCGTTCTCGCGGATGTGGGCCAGCAGTTTGCCGATGGAGGCGGACACGTCCATGCGCATGGCCCCGCCGAAGTCGCCCCACAGGGTGGTCAGGGTGCGGTTGGTCCGCTTGCGGGGCCGGATCTGCGAATAATAGAGGGACGCCTTGACCTTCACGGCGGGCGCCTCGGGCCGGACGCAGTAGTTGGCGCGGAAGGACTTCCAGGCCGCCTTGGGGGCGTGCAGCACCGTGCCGGGCGGCGTCTTGGGCGTGCAGCCTGCCACGGCCAGCAGGAGCAGGGCGGCCAGCAGGGCGGGCAGGGAAGTCGGCCGGGGTCGGGTCATTACAGATTTCCGAGTTTGCTCCGCACCGCTTCGGGATCGGCAGCGTGGAATTTCAGGGAGAGGTTGTATCCCCTGCGCGCCTCGGCCTTCTTGCCCAGAGCGGCGGCGATGTCGCCGTAATGTTCCCAGATGGTGGGGTCGGTGTCCACCAGGTCGATGGCGTGGCGGATGTATTCCCAGGCCTTGTTGAGGTCCTGCATCTTGAAGTGGACCCAGGCCACGGAGTCGAGGATGTAGCCGCTCTCGGGCTCCAGGGAGGACGCCTTGGTCACCAGGACCAGGGCCCGTTCAAGCTCCCTGCCTTCCTCGGCCAGGGTGTAGCCCACGTAGTTCAGGGCGTTGGCGTGATCCGGATGGGCGCGGATGACGCTCTCCATCAGGGCCAGCCCCTCGTCGCGCCGGTCCAGGACCTCGTAGACCAGGGCCAGCTCGTAGGTCAGCTCCGGGTTGTTCGGCAGCCGCTTGAGCCCTTCCTTCAGGGTGCGTTCGGCTCCCCGGAAGTCCTCCTCCTGCTTGAGCAGGGAGGCCTCGAGGATGTAGAAAATGGGGGCGTTCGGGTAGAGCTTCTTGCCGTCCACGGCGATGTTCAGGGCCTCTTCGGCCTTGCCCTGGGCGCTGAGAATCTGGGCCCGGAAGCGCAGGGCGTGCGGGTAGAGGCGGTCGGTCTTGTCGACCATGCCCAGGAAGCCGAGCGCCTTTTCCATGTCGTTTTCGCCCTCGTTGGCGATGACGGCCTTGTAGAAGTAGTACTCTGCCGGGACCGAGCCGTCCGAGGTTAGCATGTCCAGCACCGTGGACCCCTGGGCGTAGAACCCGTCGTTGATGAAGGTCAGGACCGCGTCCAGGACGAAATCCTTGGTGGGCGGGCCGTCCAGGGCGAGCTTAAGGGCCTTGTCCGGGTTGTTCAGCTTGAGGTCGAGGTTGATCAGCCGCAGCCGGGCCTCGGGGAAGGACTCGTTCTGCTCCAGGATGGCGGTGTAGATGGCCTCGGCGGACGCGTAGTCCTTGGCCAGTTCATACTGGTAGGCCAGCTCCACCTGGGCCTCGGTGAACTCCGGGTCCATCTTGACGGCCTTTTTGAGGTTGGCGATGGCCGCCTTGCGCATGCCCAGGTTCCCCTGGACCCGGCCCATGGAGTAGAGGGCGTCGGGCCCCCGCTCCGCCTCGGGGATGCCCTTGAGCACGTCCAGGGCCTCGGCGTCGCGTCCCGCGTCCATGAACATCTGGCCCAGCTTCTCGCGGGACTGGATGTCGTCGGGGTTGTCCTTCAGGAATTCGTCCATGATCGCGATGGCGTCGTCCACCCGGTCGTCGGCCACGTAGGAGTTGGCCAGGTACACGGTCAGCAGCCGGTCGCCGGGGAACTTGGCCAGGCCTTCCTTGAGGATGGCCCGGGATCGGGCCGTGCCCTCGCTGTGATTCCAGAACAGCCCGGCCTTTTCGACGTAGAGCTGGGGAGAGGGCGCCACGGCGATGACCTTGTCCAGGGCCTCGACCGTGGCGTCCTGCAGCTGCCGGGCCTCTTTCAGCTTCATGGTGCTGCGGTCGCCGCGGCTGAGTTCGCGCTGGATCTGCTGCAACCGGTCCAGATAGACGAGGTAGTCGTAGTTCACCTGCGCCTCGGGCGTCATGGGGTAGGCCCGGTACTTCGGTGCGGCCCCCCGTCCGGAGGCGCAGCCCGTCAGGACCAGGCCCGCCATGAGGATCATGGCCGCCATTGTTGCGCGTCTGTAAAACCGGTGTGTTCTCTGCATCCGTTCTTCCGTTTGAGTGAAATGCCTAATCGTGTTCCAGGACCCATTCCTTGGAGAAGCCCTTGACCCGCCCGGCCATGTGCTCGCGAATCTTGGCCAGCAGCCGGGCCTCGATCTGGCGCACCCGCTCCCTGGTCACCCCGAATTCCTCGCCGATCTCGCGCAGGGTCACGGGGTCCTCGGACAGGAGCCGCCGGTCGAGGATGGCCTCTTCCTTCTCGTTCAGGGTGGGCCGAATCTCCCTGATATTGTCGAGCAGCAGGTCCACGATCTGGCCGTTGGCGATGGACTCCTCCACGCCAGGGGCCAGAGACGGCAGGAAATCCATCTTGGTGGTGTCGGAGTCGTCGCCCAGGGGCGCGTTCAGGGACATGTCGTTCTTGGAAAGCCGCTGGTCCATCTCCTCGATCTCGGCCTCGGACACCCCGAGCCGCTCGCTCAGGACCTCGGTGGACGGGTCGAAGCCCAGGGTCTGGAGCCGCTGCCTTTCCTTGTTCAGGTTGTAAAAGAGCTTGCGCTGGGTCTGGGTGGTCCCGATCTTGACCATGCGCCAGTTGTCCATGATGTACTTCAGGATGTACGCCTTGATCCAGAAGGCCGCGTAATAGGAGAACTTGATCCCCTTTTCCGGGTCGAACTTGGTCACGGCCTTGAGCAGCCCGACGTTGCCCTCCTGGATCAGGTCCAGTCCGTTCTGCATCCAGCGACGCTGAAAGTCCATGGCGATCTTGACCACCAGGCGCAGGTGGGAGGATATGATCTTGAAGGCCGCGTCCTGGTCGTTCTCCTCCTGAACCCGCTTGGCCAGTTCGTATTCCTCTTCCGGCTCCAGCATGGGGAACCGGGCGATCTCCTTGAGGTAGAGCTGCAGCGGGTCGCGGACCTGCACCGCCTTGGAAGAGGGGGTGAGGTTGAGCGCCGGGAGCTTCTCCTCCGCACTGCCGGCCTTGGCCGGGGGATTGACGGGAATCGCGTTGGGCCCGTCAAGGTCGAGATCATCTTCGCCGGGTTCAACGATTTCCGGTTCGATCACGGTTGTTTCGTCGTTCGATATCATTGTATGCTTGGGTGGGCGGCGTGCGCCCGGTTCAATACTTAATATTAAGAGCAAGAAATTGACACTATAGATTTTGGCTACCCTAGGCAATGATTTTCACTTGGGCCAAGTTTGTGCAAAAACATGCCCATGCAAACCAGGCTCCAGACGAAGGGTGCGAAAAAAGCCTTGATTTCTGGCGTCTCCGGGTCTATATCAAGACATCTTGATATAAGAATACGCGATTCGGCAGCCCTTTGCGGCCCGTTCCAGGGAGGATACAGTGCCCGATTTCAGGTCCATACTCGACGACGACAGAATCTACTATTTCGACGGCGGCTACGGCACGCTTCTGCAGAGCAGGGGGCTGCCCGCCGGGTTGTCGCCCGAACTCTGGGGGCTCAAGGCGCCCGAGGTCATCCGCGGCGTTCATCAGGACTACCTGGACGCCGGGGCGGATATCCTGACCACAAACACCTTCGGCGGGTCCCGGCCCAAGCTCGGACTGGACGCCGATCCCTACGAACTGAACAAGGCCATGACCGCCCTGGCCCGCCAGGTGGCCGGGGACCGGGCCTTCGTCGCCGCCTCCATCGGCCCCACCGGCCATTTTGTCAAGCCGCTGGGCGACCTGACCTTCCGTGAGCTGGTGGACATCTACAAGGAGCAGATCAAGGGGTGCGTGGACGGCGGAGCCGACCTCATCCTGGGCGAGACCCATTTCGACCTGGCCGAGGCCAAGGCAGTGGTCGTCGCCGCCCGCCTGGTCTGCGACCTGCCCGTGGCCGTCTCCATGACCTTTGAGGGACCGGCCTCCCTGACCGGCACCTCGCCCCAGACTTTCGTGGACACCATGCAGAACATGGGCGTGGAACTCATCGGCACCAACTGTTCCGCCGGGCCCGAGCAGATGCACGATACCCTGCGCGCCTGGGCCCCCCGGCTGGAAACGCCGACCTTTGCCGAGGCCAATGCCGGGCTGCCCGTGCTGGACGCCGACGGCAACACCTCGTTCCGGCTGCCGCCCGAGCCGTTCGCCGAACAGGCCGCCGGGTTCGTGGAGCTGGGGGCCAAGTTCATCGGCGGCTGCTGCGGCACCACGCCCGACCACATCCGCGCCCTGCGCGCCAAGGTGGGCGACGCAACCTGGGTCCGCCCGCAAAAGACCGACAACGCGCAGCTGGTGCTGACCTCCCGGTCGGTTTCCGTGCCCATCGGGTTCGACCATCCCGGCGTGATCATCGGCGAGCGCATCAACCCCACGGGCAAGAAGCAGCTGACCGCAGAACTCCAGGAATCCGTGTTCACCGAGGCCCATCGGTTCGCGGCCGAGCAGGTGGAGCAGGGCGCTCCGGTGCTCGATGTCAACGTGGGCGCGCCCATGGTGGACGAGGTGGCGCTCCTGCCCGAGCTGGCCATCTCCCTGACGGGCCGGTTCACCGCGCCCCTGTCCATCGATTCCAACGACGCCAAGGCCGTTGAGGCCGGGCTGTGGGGCTACCCAGGCTCGCCGCTGGTCAACTCCATCTCCGGCGAGCCCGGCAAGATGGAGGAACTCGGCCCCCTGTGCAAGCTCTTCGGCGCGCCGTTCATCCTCCTGCCCATCGTGGGCAACAAGCTGCCGGTCACGGCTGCGGAGCGGATCGAGGTCATCGAGGGCCTCCTGTCCAAGGCCGACGCCCTGGGCATCCCGCGCCGTCTGATCATGGTGGACGCCCTGGCCCTGACCGTCTCCTCCAAGCCCGAGGCCGCGCGCCATTCCATGGAGGTCATGCGCCACTGCCGGGACGAGTGGAACCTGCCCACCACCATCGGGCTGTCCAATATCTCCTTCGGCCTGCCCGCCCGCGAGCTGCTCAACTCCACCTTCCTGACCCTGTCCATGGCGTCCGGGCTCTGCTCGTTCATCGCCAACCCCAACTCAGCGCGCATCCAGGAGTCGCTGCACGCCGCCGAGGTGCTGCTCAACCGCGACCCCCAGGCCGAGCGCTACATCGACAAATACTCCGATTGGACCGGCGGTTCGTCAGCCGCTTCCGCTCCGTCGTCCGCCGCTTCCAAGGGAGGCGACACGGCCGGGCTGCCGCCTGTGCAGGCCGCCGTGATCAAGGGAGACAAGGACGGGGTCGTCGCCCTGGTGGAGACCGAACTGGCCAACGGCATGGCGGCCATGAACATCGTCAACGACCTGCTCATTCCCGGCATCCTGGCCGTGGGCGACAAGTACGAGAAAAAGGAATACTTCCTGCCCCAGCTCCTGCAGAGCGCAGAGACCATGCAGACCGCCTTCCAGCGTCTCCAGCCGCTCCTGGAAGAGGACGGCTCCGCAGGCGAAAAGCCCGTGGTGGTCATGGCCACCGTGGAGGGCGACATCCACGACATCGGCAAGAACATCGTCTGCCTGATGCTCAAGAACTACGGCTTCGAGGTGGTGGACCTGGGCAAGGACGTGCCTGCCGAAAAGATCGTGGCCGCCGCCGCCGAGCACAACGCGGCCGTCATCGGGCTGTCCGCGCTCATGACCACCACCATGGTGCGCATGGAAGACACCGTGAAGCTGGTGGCCGAACGCGGCCTGGACGCCAAGGTCATCATCGGCGGCGCGGTGGTGACGGAAAAGTTCTGCACCGCCATCGGCGCGGACGGCTGGTCCACCGACGCGGTGGCCGCCGTCAAGCTGGCCCAGCGGTTGACGCAATAGATATTCCCGGGGGAAGGGGAGGAAAAACCCTTTGGAAAGGGTCCTTTCCTCCCCTTCCCCCGGCCCCCCATCCCTCCCTTTTCCCAAATCTTTTCGGCGTTGTTTCGATGCGGTGCAGGTCTTCCGGGCGGTTCGGAAAT belongs to Pseudodesulfovibrio portus and includes:
- the tkt gene encoding transketolase, encoding MSTMTDKTVAVVKGLIMDGVAKANSGHPGGAMSSADFATILFSEFLNTNPDDTDWFNRDRFVLAAGHESMLLYSLLHLKGLLSADDLKSFRQLGSLTPGHPEVDMTPGVEATSGPLGQGFAVSVGFAAAEAFLGDKLGSDVMDHYTYALSCDGDIQEPVALGAASLAGLWGLGKLIVYYDSNKIQLAGPCCKVDCTDHRKVFEGLCWQVLEVDGHNHDEIRKAIKDAQLETSKPTLIIGHTTMAKGAATMEGSHKTHGSPLSAEEITATKEKLGLPAEDFYVPEDVIAHFRSRDDGLRQNAAEWKAMVESKMSDAKFAEFWGHVTKPRAELSIDWPEFTPGETMATRKAWGACLNTVSASLPTLVGGSADLDPSNQTQVFRDTYGDFGVDGYGSRNLAFGVREFPMAAIMNGLQLHGGVMPFGATFLTFADYCRNAIRMSALQELPVLYVFTHDSFWVGEDGPTHQPIEHISSLRLIPDLIDLRPADANETAVCLDIALKQEKHPSTIFLTRQGLPVLDPAEYPALPEGPRKGAYVLKDCDGTPDLILIGSGSEVSLCLETAKLFKRKVRVVSMPSAKLFDDQPDSYKNEVLPPEVTARAAAEAGRTGLWYKYVGLNGVVLGLDHFGASAPGKVLSDKYGFTPENFARMIREKY
- the rpiB gene encoding ribose 5-phosphate isomerase B: MSKTIVIGSDHGGYNLKSVFIAKLKEWGYAVEDEGPDCLDSCDYPLFAAKVCNNLAKDESKLGVLICGTGLGMSMTANRMGIRAALCSNEFHARMAREHNDARILCMGERVTGQGLALEILKVFLETEFGGDRHQRRIDLIDTVSK
- a CDS encoding tetratricopeptide repeat protein — translated: MAAMILMAGLVLTGCASGRGAAPKYRAYPMTPEAQVNYDYLVYLDRLQQIQRELSRGDRSTMKLKEARQLQDATVEALDKVIAVAPSPQLYVEKAGLFWNHSEGTARSRAILKEGLAKFPGDRLLTVYLANSYVADDRVDDAIAIMDEFLKDNPDDIQSREKLGQMFMDAGRDAEALDVLKGIPEAERGPDALYSMGRVQGNLGMRKAAIANLKKAVKMDPEFTEAQVELAYQYELAKDYASAEAIYTAILEQNESFPEARLRLINLDLKLNNPDKALKLALDGPPTKDFVLDAVLTFINDGFYAQGSTVLDMLTSDGSVPAEYYFYKAVIANEGENDMEKALGFLGMVDKTDRLYPHALRFRAQILSAQGKAEEALNIAVDGKKLYPNAPIFYILEASLLKQEEDFRGAERTLKEGLKRLPNNPELTYELALVYEVLDRRDEGLALMESVIRAHPDHANALNYVGYTLAEEGRELERALVLVTKASSLEPESGYILDSVAWVHFKMQDLNKAWEYIRHAIDLVDTDPTIWEHYGDIAAALGKKAEARRGYNLSLKFHAADPEAVRSKLGNL
- a CDS encoding sigma-70 family RNA polymerase sigma factor gives rise to the protein MISNDETTVIEPEIVEPGEDDLDLDGPNAIPVNPPAKAGSAEEKLPALNLTPSSKAVQVRDPLQLYLKEIARFPMLEPEEEYELAKRVQEENDQDAAFKIISSHLRLVVKIAMDFQRRWMQNGLDLIQEGNVGLLKAVTKFDPEKGIKFSYYAAFWIKAYILKYIMDNWRMVKIGTTQTQRKLFYNLNKERQRLQTLGFDPSTEVLSERLGVSEAEIEEMDQRLSKNDMSLNAPLGDDSDTTKMDFLPSLAPGVEESIANGQIVDLLLDNIREIRPTLNEKEEAILDRRLLSEDPVTLREIGEEFGVTRERVRQIEARLLAKIREHMAGRVKGFSKEWVLEHD
- a CDS encoding homocysteine S-methyltransferase family protein → MPDFRSILDDDRIYYFDGGYGTLLQSRGLPAGLSPELWGLKAPEVIRGVHQDYLDAGADILTTNTFGGSRPKLGLDADPYELNKAMTALARQVAGDRAFVAASIGPTGHFVKPLGDLTFRELVDIYKEQIKGCVDGGADLILGETHFDLAEAKAVVVAARLVCDLPVAVSMTFEGPASLTGTSPQTFVDTMQNMGVELIGTNCSAGPEQMHDTLRAWAPRLETPTFAEANAGLPVLDADGNTSFRLPPEPFAEQAAGFVELGAKFIGGCCGTTPDHIRALRAKVGDATWVRPQKTDNAQLVLTSRSVSVPIGFDHPGVIIGERINPTGKKQLTAELQESVFTEAHRFAAEQVEQGAPVLDVNVGAPMVDEVALLPELAISLTGRFTAPLSIDSNDAKAVEAGLWGYPGSPLVNSISGEPGKMEELGPLCKLFGAPFILLPIVGNKLPVTAAERIEVIEGLLSKADALGIPRRLIMVDALALTVSSKPEAARHSMEVMRHCRDEWNLPTTIGLSNISFGLPARELLNSTFLTLSMASGLCSFIANPNSARIQESLHAAEVLLNRDPQAERYIDKYSDWTGGSSAASAPSSAASKGGDTAGLPPVQAAVIKGDKDGVVALVETELANGMAAMNIVNDLLIPGILAVGDKYEKKEYFLPQLLQSAETMQTAFQRLQPLLEEDGSAGEKPVVVMATVEGDIHDIGKNIVCLMLKNYGFEVVDLGKDVPAEKIVAAAAEHNAAVIGLSALMTTTMVRMEDTVKLVAERGLDAKVIIGGAVVTEKFCTAIGADGWSTDAVAAVKLAQRLTQ